ATCTGATATGTAGCCATCAAATATAGAAAAAAATTTATATTTTCTTAATTGCAAATTTTTTCTACTTGATTCCAAAATTGGGCCCCAGATGATATACAAAAAGAAACCTACACATAGGAATAACCAAAAATTATTAGTTTGATCTCCAGTCGAACTTATTATTAAAGAGATAAATCCACCTATTGAAGAAACTATTACTCTTTGAAGGATTTTTCTCGGATTCCCCAATGCGTACTTAAATTGACTTCCTGTACCAACTGCAGGAATAAGTTTTGAAATTTGACTTGAATTAATTGGAATTAACATTTTAAAAAATCAATTTTTCAAGTCCGTAAACTAAAGTTTCATGATTACCAATTTTTCTAATAGCCTGTAAAACTCCTGGCATATATGCCTTTCTATCAATCGTGTCGTGCTTAATTGTGTAAGTTTCACCTGGAGATCCCATAATTACTAACTGATGAGCGAGTAATCCTGGTAATCGTACAGAATGTATATTAATTCCTGAATCTCTGAGCCCACCCCTTACACCTTGCAATGACTCAGACTCTTTTACTAAATTCTGATTAAATTTCTTTGGATATTCTTCAATCATTTCTGCAGTTTTTATACACGTCCCACTAGGAGAATCAGCTTTTTGATTATGATGCATTTCTATTAATTCAATATTGTCATAAAACCTTGCAGCTACAGATGCCGCCTGCTGAAGAAGAACCATACCTACTGAAAAATTAGGAATTATTGCACAACCAACCGATGCTTTCTGAGCAAAAACAGACAAATCTTGTATTTGCGAAGGACTTAGACCTGTTGTTCCTACTACTGGTGATACTCCATATGCAATAGCTGATCTGGTATTTTCATATACAGAATCAGGATGAGTAAAATCAACCAGCACAGGTTTGATTTTTTCATTTCTATAATTTTGACTAACAGAACACAAAGCTCCTTCAAAATCATTTGAAACAAAAACATCACAATTTTTTACCTTCAATAATTCAGAAATATTTGAGCCATTGTTCTTTTCGTTTATGTCGATTGCTGCAACAAGTTCACAATCTGTAGAATTTAATACAGCATTAATAACTTCGCTACCCATTCTACCTAAAGCTCCAGATACTAGTACTGGTATGGAATTTTTAGAATTTTCAATCATTTTTTTTAAAAATTTTTTTTTAAAGGTTGTTACACGCTATTTATATTGCACACAATAACGTCTTTTCATTCGTAGGCTGGTAGAAATACTTAAAGAAAAATCAATGTTTACGCAGGTCCGCTCAGCAAACCGCAGAGTATCTCCTGTTGAGGATAACAAACACAAAGTTGTAATAAAAGCAGTTTATGTTGTCCTTGAGCCACAATACCAAAATTCCTTAACGGAAGCTGCAAAGTCAATAAATGAAATGAATGGGCCAATAGGTATAGACCTTAGCGGCTATCTTATCGAAGAACTTAGGAATGATAGTAATTTTGAAGATTTCAAAGAAGATATAGCTAATGCAGATATATTCGTAGCCTCTCTTATTTTCATTGAAGACCTTGCTCAAAAAGTGGTAGATGCAGTATCTCCATTTAAAGACAAACTTAAAGCATCAATTGTTTTCCCCTCCATGCCAGAGGTAATGAGATTAAATAAGCTTGGTTCATTTAGTATGGCCCAACTTGGTCAATCTAAAAGTATTATTGGAGATTTAATAAAAAAGAAAAAAGAATCTGATGGAGCAAGTTTCCAAGATTCAATGTTGAAGTTATTAAATACACTCCCTTCAATACTTAAATATCTACCAGTAGAAAAAGCTCAAGATGCTCGAACATTTATTTTGAGTTTTCAGTACTGGTTAGGTGGTACCACTGAGAACTTAAAAAACTTCTTGTTAATGATCTCTGAAAAGTACGCTGTCTCAGAGGACATAAAAGATCAAATAGAAGAATTCAAAATTCAAGACCCTGAAACATTTCCAGATTTAGGAATTTGGCATCCTCTTGCTCCGTGCATGTATGAAAGTCTTAAAGAATATCAAAATTGGGAAAATAATAGGAAAGATTTAAATCCTAAAGATGACAAAACTCCAATAATAGGCTTAGTTCTTCAAAGGAGTCATATCGTTACAGGAGATGATGCTCATTACGTTGCTGTTATTCAAGAATTGGAATACAGAGGTGCGAGAGTACTACCTATCTTCTGTGGAGGTCTAGATTTTTCTAAACCAGTTAATGAATTTTATTATGATTCCATAAATAAGGATAAACCTATAGTAGATGGAGTTGTTTCTCTAACAGGATTTGCATTAGTTGGTGGACCAGCAAGACAAGATCATCCTAAAGCTATTGAAGCCCTAAAAAGGTTAAACAGACCCTATATGGTTGCACTTCCATTAGTCTTCCAAACTACACAAGAATGGGAAGATAGTGATTTGGGTTTACACCCTGTTCAGGTAGCACTTCAGATTGCAATTCCAGAGCTTGATGGTGCTATTGAACCTATTATTCTCTCAGGTCGTGATGATGCTACAGGTAAGGCACATACGCTCCAAGATAGAGTTGATGTAATAGCTGAAAGAGCAATAAAATGGTCAACACTAAGAGTTAAACAAAGAAAGGATAAAAAATTAGCCATTACAGTATTTAGTTTTCCACCAGACAAAGGAAATGTTGGTACGGCAGCATACTTGAATGTTTTTGGTTCAATTTATAGAGTACTTCTTGAAATGAAATCGAAAGGATATCAAATAGATGAACTTCCAAGTAATTCAAAAGAATTAATGGAAAAAGTAATTAATAACCCTGAAGCTATGGATGGCTCTCCAGAGTTAAATATTGCTCATAAGATGTCAGTAAAAGAATACGAAGAATTTACACCATATTCACAAAGACTTGAAGAAAATTGGGGTAAACCTCCTGGAAACCTCAATAGTGACGGACAAAACCTTCTTATCTATGGAAAACATTTTGGAAATGTTTTCATAGGAGTTCAACCTACATTCGGTTATGAAGGTGATCCCATGAGATTGCTCTATTCAAGAAGTGCAAGCCCTCATCACGGTTTTGCTGCTTATTACACGTATGTAGAAAAAATCTGGGGGGCTGATGCTGTCCTTCATTTTGGAACTCACGGCTCACTTGAATTTATGCCAGGAAAGCAGATGGGCATGAGTGAAACTTGCTATCCGGATTCTCTCATTGGATCATTGCCTAATTTGTATTACTATGCTGCAAATAATCCATCTGAAGCAACAATTGCGAAGAGAAGAGGATATGCTTCAACTATTAGTTATCTGACTCCTCCAGCGGAAAATGCAGGACTTTACAAAGGACTTAAAGAACTAAGTGAACTCGTTGGTTCTTATCAACAATTAAGAGAAAATAGCAGGGGAATTCAAATTGTAAATGCAATAGTTGAGACTTCTAAACAATGTAATCTTGACAAAGATGTAGAGCTCCCTTCAAAAGACGTAGAAGAACTTTCAATAGATCAAAGAGATCTATTTGTTGGTAATGTCTATAAACAGTTGATGGAAATTGAAAGTAGATTGTTACCTTGCGGTCTTCATACTATTGGAGAAGCTCCAACAGCAGAAGAAGCTGTAGCAACACTTGTAAATATTGCATCTTTAGAGAGAGAACAAGAAGGATTAAGATCTCTTCCTGGATTACTCGCAGAATCCATCGGTCTAACTATTGAACAAATTTATGATGGTAATAATAAAGGTGAACTTAAATTTGTAGAGTTAAATGAAAAAATCATCAAGACAGCAAGAGAGTCGATTTTTGCGATGGTCAACTCTTTAAAAATTGTTGATGGCAGAGTTTATTTAGAAAAATCTCTTCTTTCCAAACTTTTCGATTTACTTAAAGTTTTTGGTATAAATCTACCAACCCCTTGGCTAAGAGTTTGCAGATTAAACGGATTTAATGAAGTTAATCAGAAGGAATTAAATAAATTGTTTGATTACTTACTTTTCTGTCTGGAACAGGTCTGCGCAGACAAAGAAATGGATAGCCTCATTAAAGCACTAGATGGAAATTATGTTTTACCTGGACCAGGTGGAGATCCCATAAGAAATCCAAGTGTTTTGCCCAGCGGTAAAAATATTCATGCACTTGATCCTCAATCAATCCCAACTACAGCAGCAGTGGCGGCAGCGAAGTCTGTTGTTGACAAATTAATTGAAAGACAAAAAGAAGAGCAAGGAACTTGGCCTGAAACAATAGCTTGTGTTTTATGGGGTACTGATAACATCAAAACTTACGGAGAATCACTGGCACAAATCTTATGGTTTGTTGGGGTAAAACCAAAGCCAGATTCTGTTGGAAGAATTAACAAATTAGAATTAATCCCTTTAGAAGAATTAGGAAGGCCAAGAATAGATGTAGTTGTTAACTGTTCAGGAGTATTTAGAGATCTATTTATCAATCAAATGGCATTAATAGATCAGGCAGTCAAATTAGCAGCTGAAGCTGATGAACCATTGGAATCTAATTTTGTAAGAAAACATTCACTAGAACAAGCAGAAAAAGAAGGTACCTCAATCAGAGAAGCTTCAGCGAGAGTATTCTCTAATGCAAGTGGAAGTTACAGTTCAAATGTTAATTTGGCCGTAGAAAATTCAACATGGGAAGAAGAAAATGAATTACAAGAGATGTATTTATCTCGCAAAACGTATGCTTTTAATGCCGATAATCCAGGTGAGATGAATCAAAAAAGAGAAGTATTCGAATCAGTAATGAAAACAGCAGATGTTACATTTCAAAACCTTGATTCCTCAGAAATTTCATTAACAGATGTAAGCCATTATTTTGATTCAGATCCAACAAAATTGATCAAAACACTAAGAGATGACGGGAAAGAACCAAGTAGCTACATAGCAGACACAACCACTTCTAATGCTCAAGTAAGAACACTTGGAGAAACTATCAGATTAGACTCAAGAACTAAACTTTTAAATCCTAAGTGGTATGAAGGTATGCTCAAATCTGGATACGAGGGAGTTAGAGAACTTTCTAACAGACTTAATTACACTCTTGGTTGGAGTGCGACAAGTGGTCAAGTAGATAATTTTGTATATGAAGAAACCAATGAAACATTTATAAATGACGAAGAGATGAGGAAAAGATTAATGGATCTTAATCCTAATAGTTTCAGAAGAATTGTTGGAACATTACTAGAAGTCAATGGTAGGGGATATTGGGAAACTTCTGATGAAAATATAGAACAGTTGAAAGAACTTTACCAAGAGGTAGAGGATAAGATCGAAGGAGTTAAAGAATAATAAATTTATTATTTTCTGTAAATCCTATCTGCTACTTTCAGGATTTGATAATTTAGTTTAACGTTATGAACTCTAACAATATCGATATTAAATTGAGAACAAAGACAACTTATTGCGAGTGTTCCGATATCTCTTTCTTTTGGTTTTTTCTCATTCAAAATTTCTCCTATAAATCTTTTTCTAGATGCACCTATCAATAATGGGAAATTCCATTTTTTAAATACATCTAAGTTTCTCAAGATTTCCAAATTATGATTGATATCCTTTGAAAAACCAATTCCAGGATCCACTATTATATTTCTTTCAGATATATTTTTTTCTAAAGCATTCTTTATTAAATTATCAAGCGAGCACTTAACATCACTCAATACATTCTGGTAACTAGAGAGTTGATTCATATTTTGACTATTACCACGACTATGAGTTATGACGAATGGACACTTGAATTTTGATACAACATCTAAAATATTTATATCTCTTCTTCCTCCAGTTACATCATTTATCCAGTTAGCACCATTTAAAAGAGCTTCATAAGCGACCTCAGAATGAAAGGTATCAATGGAAATTAGAACATCTGGATATTCAGATTTTATTAATTTCAAATATGGTATCAATCTTTTTATTTCTATAGTAGAGCCAACTTCTTCAGCACCAGGTCTTGTACTTTGAGCACCAAGATCAATAACATCAACACCATTATTTAAGAAATGATTTACTTGATCCAAAACTTTTTTTGAAGAGTTTAATTCCCCACCATCACTAAATGAATCAGGAGTTAAATTAATAACTCCCATAATTGAAGTTTTTTGTCCCCACCCTTTTGGCCATGGACTTTTCTTATTGATAATTTGCAATTCTCGCAAAACTATTCGGATCTAATGAAGCCCCTCCAACTAACACCCCATCTATATCACTCATTGACATGATTTCGTCAATATTATTTGGTTTAACAGATCCTCCATATTGAATAATTACATCATCAAAACCTATTAATTTCCGAATCAAAGAACATATCTTATTAGCGTCATCTGCCTCACATGTTTTACCAGTGCCAATAGCCCATATCGGTTCATAGGCAACAATTAAATTAGATGGATCTGTATTTTCTAATCCTTGTTCAACCTGTCTAGTAATAACTCTATCAGCTTCTCCTCTTTCTCTTTGTTCTAATGTCTCTCCAACGCAAACTATTGGTGTAAGTCCACTAGATTGAGCAAAAACTGCTCTTTTATTAATTTGTTCATCACTTTCACTAAAATATTTCCTTGGTTCACTGTGTCCAACGATTGCATATGAGACACCATGTTCAAGAAGCATTTTAGGAGATATTTCTGCAGTAAATGCTCCTTGATCTTCCCAATGAATATTTTGACTAGAAATATCTAAATAATCGAAATCAGAATGATCAGAAAAGGTTGAAATAGCTGTAAAAGGTGGAGCAATAACAACTTTACGATCTTCCTTAATGTTTTTTATTAAAGGAATAAACTCTTGTAAATAGGATATAGCTTCAGCACAAGTCATGTGCATTTTCCAATTACCAGCAATTACAGATTTTCTCAAAATACTATCTCCAAGAAAATTATATTAATATAAATTGAGTTTAATAGGCCAATTATTCGAAAAATAATTCATTTTTTAGAAATATAACTTTATCTCCCTTATTTAATTTTCTTCCTCTCCTAGTTTCTATAACACCATTAACTTTAACAGAACCTGACTTAATTAAAATCTTTGCTTCTCCACCAGAAGAGACCAAATTTTTCCATTTTAAGAATTGATCCAATTTCATTGTTTTTTATAACTAAAGATATTGATAAAGTAGGATAAATAATTAAATATATAATATTTTGAGACTAATACCACCAGTTAGACCCTATTCAAATAGGTTTATTAAAGGTTTTATATGCATGCTTATTTATGTAGCTTGTTGGCCTTTGTTAGCTTATTTTGCTGGAAACTTAATCCCAGCCATAGGATCTGGAGACCTCTCAAAAGTTACCAACATAATAGTTAAGTCTTTATTTGTATTTTTAATTCAGAAAATTGCCCAATTTGGGCAGGATGTATTCATAGCAAAACCATCTTTAGAAATTAGTGAAGTAATGAGAGGAAATTTATTTAGCAAAATTCAAAAAATAGAGATGAATTCTGTTGAAAAGATTTCAGCCGGAGATATCACATATAGACTTACTGAAGATGCAGATAGAGTAAGCGAAGTTATTTATAAAACAGCTCAGGATACTATTCCATGCACTTTACAGTTATTAGCGGTAATAATTTATATGTTTTATTTAGATTGGTCGCTAACATTATCAACTTTTGTGTTAGCACCATTGATAATTCTTTCAGTTAATAGTTTTGGAAGAAGAGTTTTAAGAGCATCTGAAAAAAGTCAGGAATCAACAAGTGATTTAGCAGGTTTAATAGGTGAATCTATAAATGGAATGTCAACGATAAGGGCTTTTGCTGCAGAAAATTGGATTGAGAATAAATTTTATAGAAGATTAAGTGCAAATAAAAGAGCAAAATATAAAACATTAAAGTTACTTGCATTTCAACATCCAGTTGTAGGATTTGTTGAAGCATTCGGAATATTAGCAATACTAGGTTTAGGAGCCGCAAGAATCAATCTAGGCCTTCTAACAAGCGAAGAATTTAGTAGTTTCTTTGCTGCAATATTAATGCTAATTGATCCAATAAGCCATGTAAGTACAAATTTTAATGACTATAAACAGGCAGAAGCATCAATAAAAAGATTGAAAAACATAAATCTAGAACCTATCGAAGATGATAAAGAAAATTTAACAAGTATACTCAGTATTGAAGGCAAAATAACTTTCAAGAAAGTTAATTTTGCTTACAAAAAAAATAATAAAGTTCTTAAAAATATAAATTTAGAGATTAATAAAGGGGAGGTCACAGCTTTCGTTGGAGCTTCTGGGGCTGGGAAAAGTACAATGTTGGCTTTGATATTAAAATTTATAAATCCAAATTATGGAGACATTTTTATAGATGATAAAAATCTCAAATTATTAAATACAAAAGATATTAGAAAGAACATTGCTCTAGTACAACAACAGCCTTTTTTGTTTTCAGGAAAAATTATTGATGTAATAAGAATGGGCAGGAATTTTACCAAAGAAGAAGTAATAGAATCAGCAAGAAAAGCAAACGCCCACAACTTTATTCAAAAGCTTCCTGAGAAATATGAAACTAAGATAACTGAAAGAGGATCAAATTTCTCAGGGGGCCAGATCCAGAGGATTGCAATTGCAAGAGCAATACTTGGGAACCCATCAATTCTTCTTTTAGATGAGGCTACAAGTGCTTTAGATGCAGAATCAGAATCTGAGGTCCAGGAAGGACTTAATAGAGCTATGAAAAATAGAACAGTTATAGTAATTGCCCATAGATTATCCACAACTCAAGAGGCAAATAAAATAGTTGTTTTCGATAAAGGCGAAATTATTGAAGTTGGAAAACACATTGATTTAATAAATAAACCTGGAATTTATAAAGAATTATGTGAAAAGCAATTGATTAAAAAATAATCGCTCTATTTTATTTATTAAAAAGTTAAGCCAATGAATGAGAATACAAATGATTCTTCAAATCCAGTTTTAACCTTTGAAGGGAAAAAATATTTTATAAATGAACTTTCTAATGAAATAAAAGAATCTATAAAAGTATTACAGATAGCTGAGACGCAACTAAAAATGCATGAAGATACTCTCAAATTACTTTCAATTAGCCGTAACACTTTAGCTAATCAATTAAGGGAAAAACTAAAAAAGTTAGGGTGAGATTCTAATAATTGTGGATTTCTTGTAGAGAGTAAGCATCAATTTTATTACTTTGCAAAGCTTTGATTGCTTTGATAGCAGCCTTTGTTGCAGGAATAGTTGTAAAAGTTGGAATATTATATTCTAGAGCAGCACGTCTTAAATAAGCGTCATCATGAAGA
This region of Prochlorococcus sp. MIT 0604 genomic DNA includes:
- the tpiA gene encoding triose-phosphate isomerase — encoded protein: MRKSVIAGNWKMHMTCAEAISYLQEFIPLIKNIKEDRKVVIAPPFTAISTFSDHSDFDYLDISSQNIHWEDQGAFTAEISPKMLLEHGVSYAIVGHSEPRKYFSESDEQINKRAVFAQSSGLTPIVCVGETLEQRERGEADRVITRQVEQGLENTDPSNLIVAYEPIWAIGTGKTCEADDANKICSLIRKLIGFDDVIIQYGGSVKPNNIDEIMSMSDIDGVLVGGASLDPNSFARIANYQ
- the dapB gene encoding 4-hydroxy-tetrahydrodipicolinate reductase; translation: MIENSKNSIPVLVSGALGRMGSEVINAVLNSTDCELVAAIDINEKNNGSNISELLKVKNCDVFVSNDFEGALCSVSQNYRNEKIKPVLVDFTHPDSVYENTRSAIAYGVSPVVGTTGLSPSQIQDLSVFAQKASVGCAIIPNFSVGMVLLQQAASVAARFYDNIELIEMHHNQKADSPSGTCIKTAEMIEEYPKKFNQNLVKESESLQGVRGGLRDSGINIHSVRLPGLLAHQLVIMGSPGETYTIKHDTIDRKAYMPGVLQAIRKIGNHETLVYGLEKLIF
- a CDS encoding ABC transporter ATP-binding protein, with translation MLIYVACWPLLAYFAGNLIPAIGSGDLSKVTNIIVKSLFVFLIQKIAQFGQDVFIAKPSLEISEVMRGNLFSKIQKIEMNSVEKISAGDITYRLTEDADRVSEVIYKTAQDTIPCTLQLLAVIIYMFYLDWSLTLSTFVLAPLIILSVNSFGRRVLRASEKSQESTSDLAGLIGESINGMSTIRAFAAENWIENKFYRRLSANKRAKYKTLKLLAFQHPVVGFVEAFGILAILGLGAARINLGLLTSEEFSSFFAAILMLIDPISHVSTNFNDYKQAEASIKRLKNINLEPIEDDKENLTSILSIEGKITFKKVNFAYKKNNKVLKNINLEINKGEVTAFVGASGAGKSTMLALILKFINPNYGDIFIDDKNLKLLNTKDIRKNIALVQQQPFLFSGKIIDVIRMGRNFTKEEVIESARKANAHNFIQKLPEKYETKITERGSNFSGGQIQRIAIARAILGNPSILLLDEATSALDAESESEVQEGLNRAMKNRTVIVIAHRLSTTQEANKIVVFDKGEIIEVGKHIDLINKPGIYKELCEKQLIKK
- a CDS encoding RNA-binding S4 domain-containing protein — encoded protein: MKLDQFLKWKNLVSSGGEAKILIKSGSVKVNGVIETRRGRKLNKGDKVIFLKNELFFE
- a CDS encoding magnesium chelatase subunit H: MFTQVRSANRRVSPVEDNKHKVVIKAVYVVLEPQYQNSLTEAAKSINEMNGPIGIDLSGYLIEELRNDSNFEDFKEDIANADIFVASLIFIEDLAQKVVDAVSPFKDKLKASIVFPSMPEVMRLNKLGSFSMAQLGQSKSIIGDLIKKKKESDGASFQDSMLKLLNTLPSILKYLPVEKAQDARTFILSFQYWLGGTTENLKNFLLMISEKYAVSEDIKDQIEEFKIQDPETFPDLGIWHPLAPCMYESLKEYQNWENNRKDLNPKDDKTPIIGLVLQRSHIVTGDDAHYVAVIQELEYRGARVLPIFCGGLDFSKPVNEFYYDSINKDKPIVDGVVSLTGFALVGGPARQDHPKAIEALKRLNRPYMVALPLVFQTTQEWEDSDLGLHPVQVALQIAIPELDGAIEPIILSGRDDATGKAHTLQDRVDVIAERAIKWSTLRVKQRKDKKLAITVFSFPPDKGNVGTAAYLNVFGSIYRVLLEMKSKGYQIDELPSNSKELMEKVINNPEAMDGSPELNIAHKMSVKEYEEFTPYSQRLEENWGKPPGNLNSDGQNLLIYGKHFGNVFIGVQPTFGYEGDPMRLLYSRSASPHHGFAAYYTYVEKIWGADAVLHFGTHGSLEFMPGKQMGMSETCYPDSLIGSLPNLYYYAANNPSEATIAKRRGYASTISYLTPPAENAGLYKGLKELSELVGSYQQLRENSRGIQIVNAIVETSKQCNLDKDVELPSKDVEELSIDQRDLFVGNVYKQLMEIESRLLPCGLHTIGEAPTAEEAVATLVNIASLEREQEGLRSLPGLLAESIGLTIEQIYDGNNKGELKFVELNEKIIKTARESIFAMVNSLKIVDGRVYLEKSLLSKLFDLLKVFGINLPTPWLRVCRLNGFNEVNQKELNKLFDYLLFCLEQVCADKEMDSLIKALDGNYVLPGPGGDPIRNPSVLPSGKNIHALDPQSIPTTAAVAAAKSVVDKLIERQKEEQGTWPETIACVLWGTDNIKTYGESLAQILWFVGVKPKPDSVGRINKLELIPLEELGRPRIDVVVNCSGVFRDLFINQMALIDQAVKLAAEADEPLESNFVRKHSLEQAEKEGTSIREASARVFSNASGSYSSNVNLAVENSTWEEENELQEMYLSRKTYAFNADNPGEMNQKREVFESVMKTADVTFQNLDSSEISLTDVSHYFDSDPTKLIKTLRDDGKEPSSYIADTTTSNAQVRTLGETIRLDSRTKLLNPKWYEGMLKSGYEGVRELSNRLNYTLGWSATSGQVDNFVYEETNETFINDEEMRKRLMDLNPNSFRRIVGTLLEVNGRGYWETSDENIEQLKELYQEVEDKIEGVKE
- the folP gene encoding dihydropteroate synthase is translated as MQIINKKSPWPKGWGQKTSIMGVINLTPDSFSDGGELNSSKKVLDQVNHFLNNGVDVIDLGAQSTRPGAEEVGSTIEIKRLIPYLKLIKSEYPDVLISIDTFHSEVAYEALLNGANWINDVTGGRRDINILDVVSKFKCPFVITHSRGNSQNMNQLSSYQNVLSDVKCSLDNLIKNALEKNISERNIIVDPGIGFSKDINHNLEILRNLDVFKKWNFPLLIGASRKRFIGEILNEKKPKERDIGTLAISCLCSQFNIDIVRVHNVKLNYQILKVADRIYRK
- a CDS encoding DUF6447 family protein — encoded protein: MNENTNDSSNPVLTFEGKKYFINELSNEIKESIKVLQIAETQLKMHEDTLKLLSISRNTLANQLREKLKKLG